AGAGTTATTTTATGAGACTCGTTCTGATCGAGCAATTCCCCTTTATTTTATATCCCAAGCTCAATGGGAAGAAGGCATTGATACCTTAGAACCTGTGGAGCGTAATTCTTTTACGTTAAGAGAATTTAAAGGGAAGATAGGTGATTATTGTTTAATCAATAATGCTGACGGTTTAATAGACCGGGTTTACATAGGCACGGGTCTTGGCAGCCATGAACAGGCCTTGGCAAATGCAGCACTGCAATTGCCTGCGAATATTTATCAGGTGCAAGGAGAAGTAACTCAGGAAGCCATTCTTTATTGGGCGCTTGCACAGTATCGATATGAGGGATATAAGAAAAGTACTGTAGCGTCGCGACGTTTAATTGTTCCGGCTGAAGAGTTAGCTAAAATAAAGGCCTTAGCGCAAGCTCATTTTTTAGTTCGTGATTTGATTAATAAGCCAACCAGCGATTTAGGTCCTCAAGAGTTAGCAACTGTGGTACAAGGCTTAGCTGATACATATGGCGCACGATTTACACAATGGGTTGGCGACGACTTATTACAAGAAAATTTTCCTGCCATTCATGCTGTAGGCCGTGCAGCGACTGCGGCATCTGCGCCAAGGCTATTGTCTTTGGTATGGGGTAATGAAAAGCACCCTAAAATCACTCTGGTTGGAAAAGGCGTTTGCTTTGACAGTGGCGGTTTAGACATAAAATCAGCTTCTGGCATGCGGTTGATGAAAAAAGATATGGGAGGCGCTGCTCATGCTATTGGTTTAGCTCAATGGATTATGGAGCGTGACTTGCCTATTCGTCTGCATTTATTAGTTCCTGCGGTAGAAAATGCTATAGGTCCTGATGCATTCAGGCCGGGTGATGTATTGACGATGCGTAATGGCTTAACCGTAGAAATCCATAATACTGATGCGGAAGGGCGTTTAATTCTCGCAGATGCATTAGTTAAAGCCAGTGAAGAGCAACCTGATTTAATCATTGATTTTGCAACGTTGACTGGGGCTGCCCGTGTCTCTGTGGGTACGGAAATTTCTGCCATGTTTACTAATAACGATCAAGTGGCGGCAGCACTTCAGGAAACCGCACAAAAAACTGCTGATCCAGTTTGGCGCTTACCTTTATTTGCAGCTTATGAGGAAATTTTGCGTTCGAGCATTGCTGATATTTCTAATGCCAGTGATAGTCCTTATGCGGGAGCTATTACGGCAGGATTGTTTTTACAGCGTTTTATCACCAATAACACACCTTGGGTTCATTTTGACATTATGGCATGGAATTTAGGTTCTAAACCGGGTAAGCCTGAAGGTGGAGAGGCTATGGGATTACGCGCCGTGGCTGAATATTTGCTACAGGCTTATGGCAATTGATATTTGCCGTTAAAAAGGAGTTTACTATGTTAGTGACCTTTCATTCAGATGCATACGAAGACATTACTTATTTTGGTGATGTAGCAAAGCAATTATTGTCATTAATGGGGCACAGTGGCACTGTACCCGGAGCAATTAAATTTGAAGATCTTCCACAGGCATTGGAGCATTTACAACGTGGCTTGGCGAAAAGTGGCTCCCAATCCTCAGATAAAGAAGATGAGGATGGTGAGATGCTAATTGGCTTGGAGAAACGTGCAATTCCTTTGATCAACATGCTTCAGACCTCGATCAGGGATGAGTGTAATGTTTTATGGGATGCTTAATACATTATAAGTAGGCTGGTTGCGTGCAACCAGCCTACTTACTTGATTATTTAATCGGATGAGTATGTAACTCACAACCTTTAGCCCTATACTCACGATAATGAACCCGGCTTTGCTCCTTTTCAACTTCTCGGTTACTAACCAACTCCATAACTCGTTTGAATTTAGGATAAAAAGCAGGAATTTGATCACTCAAATTTAACAAAATATCATTAAACCCACGTGGTTCTTGGCCATAACCAATTTGTATCGGTGGTGGCGGCTCTGGCCCTTCACCTTGCAGGTTATGGGGAATAAAACTGTCTTCTTTAAAGGTCCATAACAACTCATCAATCAATTCAGCATCATGTTGATTATTACAAAAAACATAAACCCGATGGCCTCGATGATAAGCTTTTTCTAAAAGACGACAAGCGATCAGCCAACGAGCATGGTCTTGATCGCTTTCCAATAAATAAAAATCAACGCGAATTGGCGGCATGGCGAATTAATTGAGTTAATAAAGGAACGGGTCTTCCAGTTGCATTACGTTTTTTTCCGGAAGTCCATGCAGTCCCTGCAATGTCTAAATGAGCCCATCGATATTTTTCCGTAAATCGCGATAAGAAACAGGCTGCGGTAATACTACTAGCTGTACGGTCAAAGCCAGCATTAATCATGTCTGCTAAAGGACTATCTAATGCATCTTGATAATCTTCATCCAATGGCATACGCCAGACACGGTCATTACTTTCGATAGCTGCCTCTTCAATAAGTTGAGCTAAATCATCATCCTGAGTCATTAAACCCGTAGCAACAGTGCCTAAAGCGACAATAATGCCACCAGTTAAGGTTGCAATGTCAAGCACATACTCAGGGGCAAAGCGTTCGGCATAAGTCAAGGCATCTGCCAATACTAAACGTCCCTCAGCATCTGTATTAAGAATTTCAACGGTTTGGCCAGACATGCTGGTAACGATATCACCTGGTTTTACTGCTGAGCCACTTAGCATATTCTCAGAGCTTGCAATTAACCCTACGATATTGATTGGCAATTGGAGCAGGGCACAGGCTTTGATTGTACCCAATACGCTCGCGGCACCGCACATATCATATTTCATTTCATCCATGGCATTGCCTGGTTTAATAGTTAGGCCACCTGAATCAAAGGTAATGCCTTTACCAACCAACACTATCGGTGCTGCATCACCTGCGCCTTTATACTGAATATCGATTAAACGTGGTGGTTGAGAAGAGCCCTGAGATACTGCCAATAATGTTTCCATTCCTAGCTGACGCATTTCATCAGGACCTAGTACAGTACAACTTAGGTGGGTAGGGAATTCTTTAGCGAGCTGAATAGCCTGTTCGCCTAAATAAGTTGGGGTACATATATTCGCGGGTAGATTAGCGAGATGACGAGTAAACTCAATGCCCTTAGCAATTGCTTGTCCTGTTTTTAGTGTTTTAGGGTTTGCTTCTGGTAAATAAAAATTAACTTGTTCTAACTGGTGTGGTTTGGCATGTTTCTTTTTAAATTCCAGCTGTTGAAAACGATGAGTATCTATTTGCACAATCATTTGTTCCAGCTGCCAATCTGCTGTGTGGTTTTGTAATTGCGGCAGGCAAAGGGTGACGGATTTGAAGCGTTGCTTAATTACTGCATCAGTAAGCTCCGTTAGTCTTTTTTTCAGCAGTTTAGGCGTAAATTTTTCTTTCTTTCCACACTGAACTAGCAACAAGGAATGGCCTTGTGTGCTAGTGTGCCAAATAAGATCTCCTGCTTCAGAAGCTCTTTGAGATAGTTTACTAATTAAGCCATCATGTTCTATATCTAAGTCTTGGGCAAAGTCTGATGGTTTTTCATCAGAAAAGATGCCAAGCACAAGACAGTCACTGGTAGACAGTGCTGGTTTTTCTATTAATCCATAATTCATTGCACGTTCCTAAATAGCATGTTCAGTAGTTAGGGTATAGTCTACCTAAACTAGAAGCGCTTTGAAACCTGCATCGTATAATCTATAGCCTGTATTAGACGACGTCGTAATACCGGTTTTGTGGAATCAATACCTCAATAGTTAGCTTAGCTATGGCAGCGAGGTTGTGTTGGAACTATCACCTGAACATTAATCCCTTTAATTGTTGGGCTCTTAAGTGCATCCTTTAGATAATCAATTAAAGGAACATCGACTACTTTACCATATTCGGATGAGGCTTCTCTAAAATACAACACGTTCTCCTTCCAAATAGCAAAGCCTAAGTGCGATATATTCAAAGCGGTGCCAATTTTATCCCGCACATTCCAATTAGGTCGTACAACCTCAACAATCGCACCATTAGGAATTTGCGCGAATAATTGTAAATCAGGTTTATTCTGTTTTGGGAATAAAACAGCTAAAGGCAGGTAAGGCACATTTTCCGCAGTAACCTCCAGTTTCGCTCCTTTCGCTTTTAATTCTTCTAAGCGTTTTTCTTGTTCTGCTTTGTTGGCATTTTGTAAGCGGATGGTTTCAATCGTTTTGTAGGCATACCAATTGGGTTTTTCGATGGTTGCGGTAGCTACCTGTGCTATGGGTTTATTGTCCTTGTTTTTGATTGTTTGAGTAATGTCTTTGAATACCCCTTCTTGTTGATGGTATTGATTCCAATCTAAACCTGTAAAATGAGTTCGGTGAATATAAGATACTTTGCCATTGCTATAGCGCATTTGTTGTATGCATTGTTGGAATGAGGGGAGTGAATTTGCTAATGCCAAAGCAACCACCGTATTTACATAAGTATCACAGTCAAAGGCATCTACACGATATTGAGGAAATTGATCATAACGGCCATTTGGACCTTCCCCTAAAGAACCCAGTACATAAGGCACCCCGATAAAGTGCTTACTTATCCAATCAATGCGCATGGTCATAGAAATATTCGGCATGTGGTTTAGCTTATGATATAGTTCTTCTATTGATGAATTTGCTTGTTTTTCAGTAGCTTTGGAGTCAAATGCATGGCTGCTTGTACATGCAAGAAAACCAATGAGCAAAGCGAATTTGCGTAAGGGGGTTGAGGTGCATTTCATCAGAAGAATCTTATATTTTGAGCTGGCTATGGAGTACATGTTAACTTGTTCCCGCGCCTGGAGGCAAGAATGCTGAATATAATTTGGTTGGGAATGATACTGACTTCAATTGTGGTTGGTGTCATTGAAGGACGTATTGATGAGGTGGTTCGTGCAGTCACTGATTCTGCCAAACTTGGTTTTGAAATTGCTCTAGGGTTGGCTGGAATTATGTGTTTGTGGCTAGGTATTATGTCTATAGCCACTGAGTCTGGTTTGATCAAAATATTGGGTAATATCTTGCGACCTGTATTACGACGATTATTTCCGGACGTGCCTACTGATCATCCGGCAATGGGGGCGATTGCTCTGAACATTTCGGCAAATATGCTTGGCCTTGCCAATGCAGCAACGCCATTTGGATTGCAAGCAATGAAAGAATTGCAAGCACTGAATCAACATGCCCGGGTTGCCAGTAATTCTATGTGTACCTTTCTTGCGATTAACACATCCAGCGTGCAGTTAATTCCTGCAACCGCTATTGCGTATCTCGCTGCTAATGGCAGTACGAATCCAACCAGCGTGGTTTTCAGTTCTTTAATAGCAACGATTATTTCCACCGTAGTGGCAATTATTGCGGTGAGGCAACTTGCTAAATTACCTGTTTTTAGTGTTGAAAAGGCGGATAGCTTATGAGTGGAATAGCCAATCAACTATCTAATTGGATGCTTTTGTTGTTTGTTGTGGGTATACCGCTTTATGCGGCGATAAAGAAAGTTAATGTGTTTGATGCTTTTATTGTCGGTGCCAAGCAAGGATTCGATACGGTTTT
Above is a genomic segment from Legionella lytica containing:
- a CDS encoding DUF1840 domain-containing protein: MLVTFHSDAYEDITYFGDVAKQLLSLMGHSGTVPGAIKFEDLPQALEHLQRGLAKSGSQSSDKEDEDGEMLIGLEKRAIPLINMLQTSIRDECNVLWDA
- a CDS encoding N-acetylmuramoyl-L-alanine amidase-like domain-containing protein encodes the protein MKCTSTPLRKFALLIGFLACTSSHAFDSKATEKQANSSIEELYHKLNHMPNISMTMRIDWISKHFIGVPYVLGSLGEGPNGRYDQFPQYRVDAFDCDTYVNTVVALALANSLPSFQQCIQQMRYSNGKVSYIHRTHFTGLDWNQYHQQEGVFKDITQTIKNKDNKPIAQVATATIEKPNWYAYKTIETIRLQNANKAEQEKRLEELKAKGAKLEVTAENVPYLPLAVLFPKQNKPDLQLFAQIPNGAIVEVVRPNWNVRDKIGTALNISHLGFAIWKENVLYFREASSEYGKVVDVPLIDYLKDALKSPTIKGINVQVIVPTQPRCHS
- a CDS encoding DNA polymerase III subunit chi: MPPIRVDFYLLESDQDHARWLIACRLLEKAYHRGHRVYVFCNNQHDAELIDELLWTFKEDSFIPHNLQGEGPEPPPPIQIGYGQEPRGFNDILLNLSDQIPAFYPKFKRVMELVSNREVEKEQSRVHYREYRAKGCELHTHPIK
- a CDS encoding leucyl aminopeptidase — protein: MNYGLIEKPALSTSDCLVLGIFSDEKPSDFAQDLDIEHDGLISKLSQRASEAGDLIWHTSTQGHSLLLVQCGKKEKFTPKLLKKRLTELTDAVIKQRFKSVTLCLPQLQNHTADWQLEQMIVQIDTHRFQQLEFKKKHAKPHQLEQVNFYLPEANPKTLKTGQAIAKGIEFTRHLANLPANICTPTYLGEQAIQLAKEFPTHLSCTVLGPDEMRQLGMETLLAVSQGSSQPPRLIDIQYKGAGDAAPIVLVGKGITFDSGGLTIKPGNAMDEMKYDMCGAASVLGTIKACALLQLPINIVGLIASSENMLSGSAVKPGDIVTSMSGQTVEILNTDAEGRLVLADALTYAERFAPEYVLDIATLTGGIIVALGTVATGLMTQDDDLAQLIEEAAIESNDRVWRMPLDEDYQDALDSPLADMINAGFDRTASSITAACFLSRFTEKYRWAHLDIAGTAWTSGKKRNATGRPVPLLTQLIRHAANSR
- a CDS encoding leucyl aminopeptidase family protein: MHAELFYETRSDRAIPLYFISQAQWEEGIDTLEPVERNSFTLREFKGKIGDYCLINNADGLIDRVYIGTGLGSHEQALANAALQLPANIYQVQGEVTQEAILYWALAQYRYEGYKKSTVASRRLIVPAEELAKIKALAQAHFLVRDLINKPTSDLGPQELATVVQGLADTYGARFTQWVGDDLLQENFPAIHAVGRAATAASAPRLLSLVWGNEKHPKITLVGKGVCFDSGGLDIKSASGMRLMKKDMGGAAHAIGLAQWIMERDLPIRLHLLVPAVENAIGPDAFRPGDVLTMRNGLTVEIHNTDAEGRLILADALVKASEEQPDLIIDFATLTGAARVSVGTEISAMFTNNDQVAAALQETAQKTADPVWRLPLFAAYEEILRSSIADISNASDSPYAGAITAGLFLQRFITNNTPWVHFDIMAWNLGSKPGKPEGGEAMGLRAVAEYLLQAYGN
- a CDS encoding nucleoside recognition domain-containing protein, which codes for MLNIIWLGMILTSIVVGVIEGRIDEVVRAVTDSAKLGFEIALGLAGIMCLWLGIMSIATESGLIKILGNILRPVLRRLFPDVPTDHPAMGAIALNISANMLGLANAATPFGLQAMKELQALNQHARVASNSMCTFLAINTSSVQLIPATAIAYLAANGSTNPTSVVFSSLIATIISTVVAIIAVRQLAKLPVFSVEKADSL